In Hermetia illucens chromosome 1, iHerIll2.2.curated.20191125, whole genome shotgun sequence, one genomic interval encodes:
- the LOC119648706 gene encoding flotillin-1 isoform X3, with translation MAWGFVTCGPNEALVVSGCCYMKPLLVPGGRAFVWPTIQQVQRISLNTMTLQVESPCVYTSQGVPISVTGIAQVKIQGQNEDMLLTACEQFLGKSEAEIQHIALVTLEGHQRAIMGSMTVEEIYKDRKKFSKQVFEVASSDLVNMGITVVSYTLKDIRDEEGDSKGYLKSLGMARTAEVKRDARIGEAEARCDAQIKEAIAEEQRMAARFLNDTEIAKAQRDFELKKAAYDVEVQTKKAEAEMAYELQAAKTKQRIKEEQMQVKVVERTQEIAVQEQEMQRREKELEATVRRPAEAEKYRLEKIAEANRNRVILEAQAEAESIKIRGEAEAFAISAKAKAEAEQMAEKAEAWREYREAAMVDMILDTLPKIAAEVAAPLSQAKKITMVSSGQGDVGAAKLTEDVLQIVNKVPELVKSITGVDIARSLHAG, from the exons ATGGCTTGGGGTTTTGTTACTTGCGGTCCCAACGAGGCCCTCGTTGTTTCAG GATGCTGCTACATGAAGCCTCTTTTGGTTCCAGGCGGTCGAGCGTTTGTGTGGCCAACCATCCAACAAGTGCAAAG GATATCTTTGAACACAATGACATTACAAGTTGAAAGTCCATGTGTTTACACAAGCCAAGGTGTTCCGATATCAGTGACTGGTATTGCACAAGTGAAAATTCAAGGACAAAATGAAGATATGTTGCTGACAGCATGCGAACAGTTTCTCGGTAAATCCGAAGCTGAAATTCAACACATTGCTCTCGTTACGCTGGAAGGTCATCAGAGAGCCATCATGGGATCAATGACAGTTGAAGAAATCTATAAAGATCGGAAAAAATTCAGCAAACAAGTATTTGAAGTTGCATCCTCCGACTTAGTGAATATGGGCATTACAGTTGTTTCGTATACATTGAAGGATATTAGGGATGAAGAG ggtGATTCTAAG GGATACCTTAAATCATTAGGTATGGCGCGAACAGCTGAAGTAAAACGAGATGCTCGTATTGGAGAGGCTGAAGCACGTTGCGACGCACAAATTAAAGAAGCTATTGCTGAAGAGCAACGTATGGCTGCACGCTTCTTAAACGATACAGAGATTGCGAAAGCTCAACGAGATTTCGAATTGAAGAAGGCCGCCTACGATGTTGAAGTACAAACGAAAAAGGCGGAAGCTGAAATGGCTTACGAGTTGCAAGCGGCGAAAACAAAGCAACGTATTAAAGAGGAACAAATGCAGGTGAAGGTGGTCGAACGCACACAGGAGATTGCTGTTCAGGAGCAAGAGATGCAGCGTCGGGAAAAGGAATTGGAAGCAACTGTGCGACGACCAGCTGAAGCAGAAAAATACCGACTAGAGAAAATTGCGGAAGCGAATAGAAATAGAGTGATTTTGGAAGCGCAAGCAGAAGCGGAATCG attaAAATTCGTGGAGAAGCTGAAGCTTTTGCGATATCTGCTAAAGCAAAGGCAGAGGCAGAACAAATGGCTGAGAAGGCTGAAGCCTGGAGAGAATATCGTGAAGCGGCAATGGTCGACATGATTTTGGATACTCTACCTAAG ATTGCAGCGGAAGTTGCGGCTCCTTTATCACAAGCCaagaaaatcacaatggtgtctTCAGGCCAGGGAGACGTGGGAGCTGCTAAACTCACCGAAGATGTGCTTCAAATTGTAAATAAAGTGCCAGAATTGGTTAAATCTATAACCGGTGTCGACATTGCCAGG tCTTTGCATGCTGGCTAA
- the LOC119648706 gene encoding flotillin-1 isoform X1, translated as MAWGFVTCGPNEALVVSGCCYMKPLLVPGGRAFVWPTIQQVQRISLNTMTLQVESPCVYTSQGVPISVTGIAQVKIQGQNEDMLLTACEQFLGKSEAEIQHIALVTLEGHQRAIMGSMTVEEIYKDRKKFSKQVFEVASSDLVNMGITVVSYTLKDIRDEEGDSKGYLKSLGMARTAEVKRDARIGEAEARCDAQIKEAIAEEQRMAARFLNDTEIAKAQRDFELKKAAYDVEVQTKKAEAEMAYELQAAKTKQRIKEEQMQVKVVERTQEIAVQEQEMQRREKELEATVRRPAEAEKYRLEKIAEANRNRVILEAQAEAESIKIRGEAEAFAISAKAKAEAEQMAEKAEAWREYREAAMVDMILDTLPKIAAEVAAPLSQAKKITMVSSGQGDVGAAKLTEDVLQIVNKVPELVKSITGVDIARLTSFETPRTIGDNKLRS; from the exons ATGGCTTGGGGTTTTGTTACTTGCGGTCCCAACGAGGCCCTCGTTGTTTCAG GATGCTGCTACATGAAGCCTCTTTTGGTTCCAGGCGGTCGAGCGTTTGTGTGGCCAACCATCCAACAAGTGCAAAG GATATCTTTGAACACAATGACATTACAAGTTGAAAGTCCATGTGTTTACACAAGCCAAGGTGTTCCGATATCAGTGACTGGTATTGCACAAGTGAAAATTCAAGGACAAAATGAAGATATGTTGCTGACAGCATGCGAACAGTTTCTCGGTAAATCCGAAGCTGAAATTCAACACATTGCTCTCGTTACGCTGGAAGGTCATCAGAGAGCCATCATGGGATCAATGACAGTTGAAGAAATCTATAAAGATCGGAAAAAATTCAGCAAACAAGTATTTGAAGTTGCATCCTCCGACTTAGTGAATATGGGCATTACAGTTGTTTCGTATACATTGAAGGATATTAGGGATGAAGAG ggtGATTCTAAG GGATACCTTAAATCATTAGGTATGGCGCGAACAGCTGAAGTAAAACGAGATGCTCGTATTGGAGAGGCTGAAGCACGTTGCGACGCACAAATTAAAGAAGCTATTGCTGAAGAGCAACGTATGGCTGCACGCTTCTTAAACGATACAGAGATTGCGAAAGCTCAACGAGATTTCGAATTGAAGAAGGCCGCCTACGATGTTGAAGTACAAACGAAAAAGGCGGAAGCTGAAATGGCTTACGAGTTGCAAGCGGCGAAAACAAAGCAACGTATTAAAGAGGAACAAATGCAGGTGAAGGTGGTCGAACGCACACAGGAGATTGCTGTTCAGGAGCAAGAGATGCAGCGTCGGGAAAAGGAATTGGAAGCAACTGTGCGACGACCAGCTGAAGCAGAAAAATACCGACTAGAGAAAATTGCGGAAGCGAATAGAAATAGAGTGATTTTGGAAGCGCAAGCAGAAGCGGAATCG attaAAATTCGTGGAGAAGCTGAAGCTTTTGCGATATCTGCTAAAGCAAAGGCAGAGGCAGAACAAATGGCTGAGAAGGCTGAAGCCTGGAGAGAATATCGTGAAGCGGCAATGGTCGACATGATTTTGGATACTCTACCTAAG ATTGCAGCGGAAGTTGCGGCTCCTTTATCACAAGCCaagaaaatcacaatggtgtctTCAGGCCAGGGAGACGTGGGAGCTGCTAAACTCACCGAAGATGTGCTTCAAATTGTAAATAAAGTGCCAGAATTGGTTAAATCTATAACCGGTGTCGACATTGCCAGG
- the LOC119648706 gene encoding flotillin-1 isoform X4, translating to MAWGFVTCGPNEALVVSGCCYMKPLLVPGGRAFVWPTIQQVQRISLNTMTLQVESPCVYTSQGVPISVTGIAQVKIQGQNEDMLLTACEQFLGKSEAEIQHIALVTLEGHQRAIMGSMTVEEIYKDRKKFSKQVFEVASSDLVNMGITVVSYTLKDIRDEEGDSKGYLKSLGMARTAEVKRDARIGEAEARCDAQIKEAIAEEQRMAARFLNDTEIAKAQRDFELKKAAYDVEVQTKKAEAEMAYELQAAKTKQRIKEEQMQVKVVERTQEIAVQEQEMQRREKELEATVRRPAEAEKYRLEKIAEANRNRVILEAQAEAESIKIRGEAEAFAISAKAKAEAEQMAEKAEAWREYREAAMVDMILDTLPKIAAEVAAPLSQAKKITMVSSGQGDVGAAKLTEDVLQIVNKVPELVKSITGVDIARGTLQQ from the exons ATGGCTTGGGGTTTTGTTACTTGCGGTCCCAACGAGGCCCTCGTTGTTTCAG GATGCTGCTACATGAAGCCTCTTTTGGTTCCAGGCGGTCGAGCGTTTGTGTGGCCAACCATCCAACAAGTGCAAAG GATATCTTTGAACACAATGACATTACAAGTTGAAAGTCCATGTGTTTACACAAGCCAAGGTGTTCCGATATCAGTGACTGGTATTGCACAAGTGAAAATTCAAGGACAAAATGAAGATATGTTGCTGACAGCATGCGAACAGTTTCTCGGTAAATCCGAAGCTGAAATTCAACACATTGCTCTCGTTACGCTGGAAGGTCATCAGAGAGCCATCATGGGATCAATGACAGTTGAAGAAATCTATAAAGATCGGAAAAAATTCAGCAAACAAGTATTTGAAGTTGCATCCTCCGACTTAGTGAATATGGGCATTACAGTTGTTTCGTATACATTGAAGGATATTAGGGATGAAGAG ggtGATTCTAAG GGATACCTTAAATCATTAGGTATGGCGCGAACAGCTGAAGTAAAACGAGATGCTCGTATTGGAGAGGCTGAAGCACGTTGCGACGCACAAATTAAAGAAGCTATTGCTGAAGAGCAACGTATGGCTGCACGCTTCTTAAACGATACAGAGATTGCGAAAGCTCAACGAGATTTCGAATTGAAGAAGGCCGCCTACGATGTTGAAGTACAAACGAAAAAGGCGGAAGCTGAAATGGCTTACGAGTTGCAAGCGGCGAAAACAAAGCAACGTATTAAAGAGGAACAAATGCAGGTGAAGGTGGTCGAACGCACACAGGAGATTGCTGTTCAGGAGCAAGAGATGCAGCGTCGGGAAAAGGAATTGGAAGCAACTGTGCGACGACCAGCTGAAGCAGAAAAATACCGACTAGAGAAAATTGCGGAAGCGAATAGAAATAGAGTGATTTTGGAAGCGCAAGCAGAAGCGGAATCG attaAAATTCGTGGAGAAGCTGAAGCTTTTGCGATATCTGCTAAAGCAAAGGCAGAGGCAGAACAAATGGCTGAGAAGGCTGAAGCCTGGAGAGAATATCGTGAAGCGGCAATGGTCGACATGATTTTGGATACTCTACCTAAG ATTGCAGCGGAAGTTGCGGCTCCTTTATCACAAGCCaagaaaatcacaatggtgtctTCAGGCCAGGGAGACGTGGGAGCTGCTAAACTCACCGAAGATGTGCTTCAAATTGTAAATAAAGTGCCAGAATTGGTTAAATCTATAACCGGTGTCGACATTGCCAGG GGAACGTTACAACAGTAG
- the LOC119648706 gene encoding flotillin-1 isoform X2, which produces MAWGFVTCGPNEALVVSGCCYMKPLLVPGGRAFVWPTIQQVQRISLNTMTLQVESPCVYTSQGVPISVTGIAQVKIQGQNEDMLLTACEQFLGKSEAEIQHIALVTLEGHQRAIMGSMTVEEIYKDRKKFSKQVFEVASSDLVNMGITVVSYTLKDIRDEEGYLKSLGMARTAEVKRDARIGEAEARCDAQIKEAIAEEQRMAARFLNDTEIAKAQRDFELKKAAYDVEVQTKKAEAEMAYELQAAKTKQRIKEEQMQVKVVERTQEIAVQEQEMQRREKELEATVRRPAEAEKYRLEKIAEANRNRVILEAQAEAESIKIRGEAEAFAISAKAKAEAEQMAEKAEAWREYREAAMVDMILDTLPKIAAEVAAPLSQAKKITMVSSGQGDVGAAKLTEDVLQIVNKVPELVKSITGVDIARLTSFETPRTIGDNKLRS; this is translated from the exons ATGGCTTGGGGTTTTGTTACTTGCGGTCCCAACGAGGCCCTCGTTGTTTCAG GATGCTGCTACATGAAGCCTCTTTTGGTTCCAGGCGGTCGAGCGTTTGTGTGGCCAACCATCCAACAAGTGCAAAG GATATCTTTGAACACAATGACATTACAAGTTGAAAGTCCATGTGTTTACACAAGCCAAGGTGTTCCGATATCAGTGACTGGTATTGCACAAGTGAAAATTCAAGGACAAAATGAAGATATGTTGCTGACAGCATGCGAACAGTTTCTCGGTAAATCCGAAGCTGAAATTCAACACATTGCTCTCGTTACGCTGGAAGGTCATCAGAGAGCCATCATGGGATCAATGACAGTTGAAGAAATCTATAAAGATCGGAAAAAATTCAGCAAACAAGTATTTGAAGTTGCATCCTCCGACTTAGTGAATATGGGCATTACAGTTGTTTCGTATACATTGAAGGATATTAGGGATGAAGAG GGATACCTTAAATCATTAGGTATGGCGCGAACAGCTGAAGTAAAACGAGATGCTCGTATTGGAGAGGCTGAAGCACGTTGCGACGCACAAATTAAAGAAGCTATTGCTGAAGAGCAACGTATGGCTGCACGCTTCTTAAACGATACAGAGATTGCGAAAGCTCAACGAGATTTCGAATTGAAGAAGGCCGCCTACGATGTTGAAGTACAAACGAAAAAGGCGGAAGCTGAAATGGCTTACGAGTTGCAAGCGGCGAAAACAAAGCAACGTATTAAAGAGGAACAAATGCAGGTGAAGGTGGTCGAACGCACACAGGAGATTGCTGTTCAGGAGCAAGAGATGCAGCGTCGGGAAAAGGAATTGGAAGCAACTGTGCGACGACCAGCTGAAGCAGAAAAATACCGACTAGAGAAAATTGCGGAAGCGAATAGAAATAGAGTGATTTTGGAAGCGCAAGCAGAAGCGGAATCG attaAAATTCGTGGAGAAGCTGAAGCTTTTGCGATATCTGCTAAAGCAAAGGCAGAGGCAGAACAAATGGCTGAGAAGGCTGAAGCCTGGAGAGAATATCGTGAAGCGGCAATGGTCGACATGATTTTGGATACTCTACCTAAG ATTGCAGCGGAAGTTGCGGCTCCTTTATCACAAGCCaagaaaatcacaatggtgtctTCAGGCCAGGGAGACGTGGGAGCTGCTAAACTCACCGAAGATGTGCTTCAAATTGTAAATAAAGTGCCAGAATTGGTTAAATCTATAACCGGTGTCGACATTGCCAGG
- the LOC119648706 gene encoding flotillin-1 isoform X5: MAWGFVTCGPNEALVVSGCCYMKPLLVPGGRAFVWPTIQQVQRISLNTMTLQVESPCVYTSQGVPISVTGIAQVKIQGQNEDMLLTACEQFLGKSEAEIQHIALVTLEGHQRAIMGSMTVEEIYKDRKKFSKQVFEVASSDLVNMGITVVSYTLKDIRDEEGYLKSLGMARTAEVKRDARIGEAEARCDAQIKEAIAEEQRMAARFLNDTEIAKAQRDFELKKAAYDVEVQTKKAEAEMAYELQAAKTKQRIKEEQMQVKVVERTQEIAVQEQEMQRREKELEATVRRPAEAEKYRLEKIAEANRNRVILEAQAEAESIKIRGEAEAFAISAKAKAEAEQMAEKAEAWREYREAAMVDMILDTLPKIAAEVAAPLSQAKKITMVSSGQGDVGAAKLTEDVLQIVNKVPELVKSITGVDIARSLHAG; the protein is encoded by the exons ATGGCTTGGGGTTTTGTTACTTGCGGTCCCAACGAGGCCCTCGTTGTTTCAG GATGCTGCTACATGAAGCCTCTTTTGGTTCCAGGCGGTCGAGCGTTTGTGTGGCCAACCATCCAACAAGTGCAAAG GATATCTTTGAACACAATGACATTACAAGTTGAAAGTCCATGTGTTTACACAAGCCAAGGTGTTCCGATATCAGTGACTGGTATTGCACAAGTGAAAATTCAAGGACAAAATGAAGATATGTTGCTGACAGCATGCGAACAGTTTCTCGGTAAATCCGAAGCTGAAATTCAACACATTGCTCTCGTTACGCTGGAAGGTCATCAGAGAGCCATCATGGGATCAATGACAGTTGAAGAAATCTATAAAGATCGGAAAAAATTCAGCAAACAAGTATTTGAAGTTGCATCCTCCGACTTAGTGAATATGGGCATTACAGTTGTTTCGTATACATTGAAGGATATTAGGGATGAAGAG GGATACCTTAAATCATTAGGTATGGCGCGAACAGCTGAAGTAAAACGAGATGCTCGTATTGGAGAGGCTGAAGCACGTTGCGACGCACAAATTAAAGAAGCTATTGCTGAAGAGCAACGTATGGCTGCACGCTTCTTAAACGATACAGAGATTGCGAAAGCTCAACGAGATTTCGAATTGAAGAAGGCCGCCTACGATGTTGAAGTACAAACGAAAAAGGCGGAAGCTGAAATGGCTTACGAGTTGCAAGCGGCGAAAACAAAGCAACGTATTAAAGAGGAACAAATGCAGGTGAAGGTGGTCGAACGCACACAGGAGATTGCTGTTCAGGAGCAAGAGATGCAGCGTCGGGAAAAGGAATTGGAAGCAACTGTGCGACGACCAGCTGAAGCAGAAAAATACCGACTAGAGAAAATTGCGGAAGCGAATAGAAATAGAGTGATTTTGGAAGCGCAAGCAGAAGCGGAATCG attaAAATTCGTGGAGAAGCTGAAGCTTTTGCGATATCTGCTAAAGCAAAGGCAGAGGCAGAACAAATGGCTGAGAAGGCTGAAGCCTGGAGAGAATATCGTGAAGCGGCAATGGTCGACATGATTTTGGATACTCTACCTAAG ATTGCAGCGGAAGTTGCGGCTCCTTTATCACAAGCCaagaaaatcacaatggtgtctTCAGGCCAGGGAGACGTGGGAGCTGCTAAACTCACCGAAGATGTGCTTCAAATTGTAAATAAAGTGCCAGAATTGGTTAAATCTATAACCGGTGTCGACATTGCCAGG tCTTTGCATGCTGGCTAA